A window of Polaribacter litorisediminis contains these coding sequences:
- a CDS encoding MlaD family protein: MSKELKTGIIVIIVIVAFIWGFNFLKGHDLLDGEARYFKVEYSKIGGLNKASSVTLNGLKVGKVNEITFNETPEKRGHLIVRFSVENDFEFSKKSIVKIYSPNPISGSSLAIIPNYEGEMAVSGDTLEGEMEENLFTSIGERLDPLQEKLEKIMVSADTLFGGVNKILNQNTINNVNNSVKDIALILQDFKKTIKSVNSLVIENKESLKATLDNTKNMSDNFSKVSDSLASINIKQILSKAESAVDNFNQLSMKLNSDEGSIGKLINDEKLYDNIEAATKELEELLRDLKLNPKRYVHFSLFGKKQKTFTASEKEDK; encoded by the coding sequence ATGTCTAAAGAATTAAAAACAGGAATTATAGTAATCATCGTCATTGTTGCTTTTATATGGGGCTTTAACTTTTTAAAAGGGCATGATTTATTAGATGGTGAAGCTCGTTATTTTAAAGTTGAATATTCTAAAATAGGAGGTTTAAATAAAGCAAGTTCTGTAACCCTAAACGGTTTAAAAGTTGGCAAGGTTAACGAAATTACATTTAATGAAACGCCCGAAAAAAGAGGTCATTTAATTGTTCGTTTTTCGGTAGAGAATGATTTCGAATTCTCTAAAAAAAGTATTGTTAAAATATATTCACCGAACCCAATATCAGGTTCAAGTTTGGCAATTATACCCAATTATGAAGGTGAAATGGCTGTTTCAGGAGACACGTTAGAGGGGGAAATGGAAGAGAATTTATTTACTTCTATAGGAGAGCGTTTAGATCCGCTGCAAGAAAAATTGGAGAAAATTATGGTAAGTGCCGACACTTTATTTGGTGGTGTCAATAAAATTTTGAATCAAAATACCATCAATAACGTAAATAATTCTGTAAAAGATATTGCACTAATTCTTCAAGATTTTAAAAAAACCATTAAATCAGTAAACAGCTTGGTCATTGAAAATAAAGAAAGTTTAAAAGCTACGCTTGACAATACTAAGAATATGTCAGATAATTTTAGTAAAGTATCAGATAGTTTAGCCAGTATTAATATCAAACAAATTCTTTCAAAAGCTGAAAGTGCAGTAGATAATTTTAATCAATTATCAATGAAATTGAATTCAGATGAAGGTTCTATTGGTAAGTTAATTAATGACGAAAAGTTGTACGATAATATTGAAGCTGCTACCAAAGAATTAGAAGAATTATTAAGAGATTTAAAACTAAACCCTAAAAGATATGTTCATTTTTCACTATTTGGTAAAAAACAAAAAACGTTTACAGCTAGCGAAAAGGAAGATAAATAA